A region from the Nocardioides coralli genome encodes:
- a CDS encoding SMI1/KNR4 family protein → MSSEPEAVADLLRSQGQMSFVEPTTDALIEAFESEHDRQLPSQLKRWLLVSDGGDFFLPAGFQLRGVEHLPLIDVDDPDRPDDNYIVIGTLSSGDPVLCEESSERISIYNHEVGRIEDDETFADFFTFLTSLAAVLGIGDDDVE, encoded by the coding sequence ATGTCAAGTGAGCCCGAGGCCGTTGCAGACCTGCTGAGGTCTCAAGGGCAGATGAGTTTCGTGGAGCCGACGACGGATGCGCTTATCGAGGCGTTCGAGTCGGAGCATGACCGTCAACTACCGTCCCAGCTCAAGCGGTGGCTCCTCGTTTCGGACGGCGGAGACTTCTTCCTGCCTGCGGGCTTTCAACTGCGCGGCGTTGAACATCTTCCGTTGATCGATGTAGACGACCCCGATCGACCAGATGACAATTACATCGTCATCGGCACTTTGTCCTCGGGCGACCCAGTTCTGTGCGAGGAATCAAGTGAGCGAATCTCGATCTACAACCACGAGGTCGGAAGGATCGAGGACGACGAGACCTTCGCCGACTTCTTCACCTTCCTGACCAGTCTGGCTGCCGTGCTCGGCATTGGTGACGACGATGTCGAGTAG
- a CDS encoding DUF6112 family protein → MINPGLPTAVLSLLPQDINIGPNSNGLPGISQLKNIVGATMTVGLILAVLALIVSAVVWALGANSSNPHLAGRGKFGVLVGLGAAIITGASVALVNFFWNVGQSV, encoded by the coding sequence GTGATCAACCCCGGTCTACCCACCGCTGTCTTGTCGCTGTTGCCGCAGGACATCAACATCGGCCCGAACTCCAACGGGCTGCCGGGAATCAGCCAGCTCAAGAACATCGTCGGCGCGACGATGACCGTCGGCCTCATCCTCGCCGTACTCGCCCTGATCGTCTCGGCGGTCGTCTGGGCACTCGGCGCGAACTCGTCGAACCCGCACTTGGCTGGTCGCGGCAAGTTCGGCGTCCTGGTCGGGCTCGGTGCCGCGATCATCACCGGCGCGTCCGTCGCCCTCGTCAACTTCTTCTGGAACGTCGGCCAGTCCGTCTGA
- a CDS encoding bifunctional DNA primase/polymerase, whose product MNQSHRPRAATVRWSPRLLNDIVNAPDLTTAAEHLGVNGIPVFPCVPGGKRPLTAHGFQDASAERDVIDFWWRRHPDANIGVPTGAAGGVDVVDVDVHKTVSGYPAFEHARRAGFVEGWAWLVRTPSGGLHAYFLHTGEREQRSWQVPGKHIDFRGDGGYIIVPPSRVTGEDGATRSYEQIAVASHHPGAVDANGLRGFLDPPRPMRPPTDLPAVGARPDKLAAWVACRPEGGRNGGLFWAACRMAEEGHDLSTTTSLLGEAAYSAGLPEREATATIRSAYRIATRLGPASQPRPTNAVEAVGL is encoded by the coding sequence ATGAACCAGTCGCACCGACCACGAGCCGCGACAGTCCGGTGGAGTCCGCGGCTCCTCAACGACATCGTCAACGCACCGGATCTCACTACGGCGGCGGAACACCTGGGGGTCAACGGCATCCCCGTTTTTCCGTGCGTCCCCGGCGGCAAGCGCCCGCTGACCGCCCACGGCTTCCAAGACGCCAGCGCCGAGCGGGACGTCATCGACTTCTGGTGGCGACGACACCCTGACGCCAACATCGGCGTGCCGACCGGCGCGGCCGGTGGCGTCGACGTGGTCGACGTCGATGTTCACAAGACCGTCTCTGGATACCCCGCCTTCGAGCACGCACGGCGGGCCGGATTTGTCGAAGGCTGGGCCTGGCTGGTCCGCACCCCGTCAGGCGGGTTGCATGCCTACTTCCTCCACACAGGCGAGCGCGAGCAGCGGTCGTGGCAGGTGCCGGGCAAGCACATCGACTTCCGGGGTGACGGCGGATACATCATCGTCCCGCCCTCCCGGGTGACCGGCGAGGACGGTGCAACCCGCAGCTACGAGCAGATCGCGGTCGCATCCCACCATCCCGGCGCGGTGGACGCCAACGGGCTCCGAGGGTTCCTCGACCCGCCCCGGCCAATGCGCCCTCCAACCGACCTCCCGGCGGTCGGCGCGAGGCCGGACAAGCTCGCCGCCTGGGTCGCATGCCGACCCGAAGGCGGCCGTAACGGTGGCCTGTTCTGGGCGGCCTGCCGGATGGCCGAAGAGGGCCACGACCTGAGCACAACGACGTCACTGCTCGGCGAGGCGGCGTACTCCGCTGGCCTTCCCGAGCGGGAGGCGACGGCGACGATCCGGTCGGCGTACCGGATCGCGACTCGACTCGGGCCGGCGAGCCAGCCGCGCCCTACGAACGCGGTTGAGGCGGTAGGACTGTGA
- a CDS encoding SCO6880 family protein: MKFSRLTRRGVLLGLSGSQLVVVGFGAIMLVFALYFGGGPSLMYVVPVLLLCAALAFIGVGGRKLIEWLPVVSRWLWRSTGGQLLFRRHIVKPRPAGTLSLPGDAARLRQWFDPESGAVMVHDPHAATLTAIVGVTHPAFILLDPIEQQRRVTSWGRVLATACRSGRISSLQVMERTLPDSGKGLAEWWSQHGTHNDSWTSTTYGELIDRAGPAGERHASTVSISLDMKAAGRAIRAAGGGNRGAAAVLRQEMSTMTAALRAADLAPSGWLEPGDLAVILRSAYDPVVAGALERHGELGRDLATAGPVAVTENWSSVRSDSAHHCVLWISEWPRSLVYPGFLAPVLLSSGVRRTFTLLYTPMRTDQAARDIRKKKTEYISDAAQRQRIGQIEDAQQSAEYNDVLQQEADLTAGHGILRTTGLIAVSTQDPDELERAVADIEQAAIQASCETRRLWGQQAQAFSAAALPLCRSV, from the coding sequence GTGAAGTTCTCCCGCCTGACACGACGAGGTGTGCTCCTGGGATTGTCCGGGTCTCAGCTCGTCGTGGTCGGGTTCGGCGCGATCATGCTGGTGTTCGCGCTCTACTTCGGCGGTGGACCGTCCTTGATGTATGTCGTCCCCGTGCTGCTGCTCTGCGCTGCCCTCGCGTTCATCGGAGTCGGCGGTCGCAAGCTGATCGAGTGGCTGCCCGTGGTCAGCCGCTGGCTCTGGCGGTCCACCGGTGGTCAGTTGTTGTTCCGCCGCCACATCGTCAAGCCTCGACCGGCTGGCACGCTGTCGCTGCCTGGGGATGCCGCGCGTCTTCGTCAGTGGTTCGACCCCGAGAGCGGTGCGGTCATGGTTCATGACCCGCACGCCGCGACGCTGACTGCCATCGTCGGCGTCACCCACCCAGCCTTCATCCTGCTCGACCCGATCGAGCAACAACGCCGTGTCACGAGCTGGGGGCGAGTGCTTGCCACGGCGTGCCGCTCGGGACGCATTTCCTCGTTGCAGGTGATGGAGCGGACGCTGCCCGACTCCGGGAAGGGCCTCGCCGAGTGGTGGTCCCAGCACGGAACCCACAACGACTCGTGGACCTCGACGACGTACGGCGAACTGATCGACCGCGCTGGCCCTGCTGGCGAGCGTCACGCGAGCACGGTGTCGATCTCACTCGACATGAAGGCGGCCGGTCGCGCCATCCGCGCCGCCGGTGGCGGCAACCGAGGAGCAGCCGCAGTTCTCCGTCAGGAGATGTCCACGATGACCGCGGCCCTCCGCGCGGCCGACCTCGCTCCATCGGGCTGGCTGGAGCCCGGCGACCTCGCGGTCATCCTCCGCTCCGCGTACGACCCCGTGGTGGCCGGGGCCTTGGAGCGTCACGGCGAACTCGGCCGCGACCTCGCCACAGCCGGCCCGGTCGCCGTCACCGAGAACTGGTCGAGCGTACGTAGCGACTCCGCACACCACTGCGTTCTCTGGATCAGCGAATGGCCGCGATCACTCGTCTACCCGGGCTTCCTCGCACCCGTCCTGCTCTCCTCCGGCGTACGACGGACCTTCACGCTGCTCTACACGCCGATGCGCACCGACCAAGCTGCCCGCGACATCCGCAAGAAGAAGACCGAGTACATCTCCGACGCCGCCCAGAGGCAGAGGATCGGCCAGATCGAGGACGCCCAGCAGTCCGCCGAATACAACGACGTCCTCCAGCAGGAGGCCGACCTCACCGCCGGCCACGGCATCCTCCGCACCACCGGCCTGATCGCCGTCAGCACCCAAGACCCCGACGAACTCGAACGGGCCGTAGCCGACATCGAGCAGGCCGCCATCCAAGCGTCGTGCGAGACACGTCGGCTCTGGGGACAGCAAGCCCAGGCGTTCTCGGCCGCCGCACTGCCACTATGCCGCTCGGTCTGA
- a CDS encoding DUF6112 family protein, with product MTMKIPAILPLVGPDFGAVGGSSQLRAIVGALLTYGLIVAVLMVVICAATWAIGSAQGSWQTASKAKVGLFVALGGAVLTGGALAWANWLLDVGATL from the coding sequence ATGACCATGAAGATCCCCGCGATTCTGCCTCTCGTCGGCCCCGACTTCGGTGCCGTCGGCGGCTCTAGCCAGCTCCGCGCGATCGTCGGTGCGCTGCTGACCTACGGGTTGATCGTCGCCGTCCTGATGGTTGTCATCTGCGCGGCGACCTGGGCCATCGGCTCGGCTCAAGGCAGTTGGCAGACCGCGAGCAAGGCGAAGGTCGGGCTTTTCGTCGCACTTGGCGGTGCAGTGCTGACCGGTGGAGCACTCGCGTGGGCCAACTGGCTCCTCGACGTGGGAGCGACGTTGTGA
- a CDS encoding DUF6349 family protein translates to MSEEQLAFDIEGIFHEAAVESTPEWRGAPLHFTTAYYPPAELDAALDHWMFLHAHDKTHVNSRMWRHSISVPDNAQVAGHGFALYSTDLRCEPWKHSDRHESCLCVGDLMCQTICEPCEWNAITDHENGAVELWHDHALPGWRELPIVPSRLRAMDKDRMSKATRRWIAEHDPNAMQVPGAPMVTERRPFGTRHVPGRSPWGGYDISHTAIDPDRIVEGAKPLRLTSDFPMEPNRSAASSDMGLSR, encoded by the coding sequence GTGAGCGAGGAGCAGCTCGCCTTCGACATCGAGGGGATCTTCCACGAGGCGGCCGTCGAGTCGACTCCCGAGTGGCGTGGTGCTCCCCTGCACTTCACGACGGCGTACTACCCGCCGGCCGAGCTCGACGCGGCGCTGGACCATTGGATGTTCCTGCACGCGCACGACAAGACCCACGTCAACAGCAGAATGTGGCGCCACTCGATCTCCGTCCCCGACAACGCGCAGGTCGCCGGACACGGGTTCGCGCTCTACTCGACCGACCTGCGCTGCGAGCCGTGGAAGCACTCCGACCGCCACGAGTCGTGCTTATGCGTGGGCGACCTGATGTGCCAGACGATCTGTGAACCGTGCGAGTGGAACGCCATCACCGACCACGAGAACGGCGCAGTCGAGTTGTGGCACGACCACGCACTCCCCGGCTGGCGCGAGCTCCCGATCGTCCCGTCAAGGTTGCGCGCGATGGACAAGGACCGGATGTCCAAGGCCACGAGGAGATGGATCGCCGAGCACGACCCCAATGCGATGCAAGTCCCGGGCGCGCCAATGGTCACCGAGCGTCGGCCCTTCGGCACGCGGCACGTCCCTGGCCGCTCACCCTGGGGCGGCTACGACATCTCCCACACGGCCATCGACCCAGACCGCATCGTCGAGGGAGCCAAGCCGTTGCGCCTTACCAGCGACTTCCCAATGGAGCCGAATCGCTCGGCCGCGTCGTCAGATATGGGCCTCAGCCGCTGA
- a CDS encoding ParB N-terminal domain-containing protein: MSERGHIELDRSIGTIVVGERHRRDTGDLTPLMDSLKRVGLLQPVTITPDGYLICGYRRLEAAKRLAWSTLRVWVRSGISDELTRLLAERDENVTHKPLSNIEAAHLYDEMKTLLQEDAARRQRASQFGHGNDKPAGQHGGSESEPPGAPGRTRHQAALLVTQRASHNRLEAILEIERVAADRGLPKDVRKVAEDELAAIRNGGPVDPGYQRVMAARRIAAMMAPGAEAELNEEAERALQQAKEDRRRRIRENKRRREDEAANRKRSTRSFNLKWAEMDGWSKKYDVEQVAREIKPDDWALFLRVIDETKAFAEAVALAKESGGTPES, translated from the coding sequence TTGTCTGAGCGCGGCCACATCGAGCTCGACCGCTCCATTGGCACCATCGTCGTCGGCGAACGCCACCGCCGGGATACCGGCGACCTGACCCCACTGATGGACTCCTTGAAGCGAGTCGGCCTTCTTCAACCCGTCACCATCACCCCCGACGGCTACCTGATCTGCGGCTACCGTCGACTCGAAGCGGCCAAGCGACTCGCCTGGAGCACTTTGCGTGTGTGGGTGCGGTCCGGGATCAGCGACGAGCTGACGCGGCTCCTCGCCGAGCGGGACGAGAACGTCACCCACAAGCCGCTCTCCAACATCGAGGCCGCGCATCTGTACGACGAGATGAAGACCCTGCTTCAGGAGGATGCAGCCCGTCGCCAGAGGGCGTCGCAGTTCGGACACGGAAATGACAAACCCGCAGGTCAGCACGGTGGTTCCGAATCGGAACCACCGGGAGCACCCGGCAGGACACGACACCAGGCGGCCCTTCTGGTCACGCAGCGGGCATCCCACAACCGGCTGGAGGCGATCCTGGAGATCGAGCGCGTGGCTGCTGACCGCGGACTCCCAAAGGACGTCCGGAAGGTCGCTGAGGACGAGCTGGCCGCAATCCGCAACGGCGGCCCGGTCGATCCTGGCTACCAACGCGTGATGGCCGCCAGGCGCATCGCCGCGATGATGGCGCCCGGAGCCGAGGCCGAGCTCAACGAGGAAGCCGAGAGGGCCCTCCAGCAAGCCAAAGAAGACCGGCGCCGTCGCATCCGGGAGAACAAACGGCGGCGCGAGGATGAGGCCGCCAACCGGAAGCGCTCCACACGCTCCTTCAACCTCAAGTGGGCCGAGATGGACGGCTGGTCGAAGAAGTACGACGTCGAGCAAGTCGCCCGCGAGATCAAGCCCGATGACTGGGCGCTCTTCCTGCGCGTCATCGACGAGACCAAGGCGTTCGCCGAAGCCGTCGCCCTCGCCAAGGAGTCGGGCGGCACACCTGAGTCGTGA
- a CDS encoding type IV secretion system protein yields MVDVCDVPVISSVCDVAGDAAGALVSAPFDWLAQGMGHAAGWMFEAVWKVFDSTTMVDVTSSQYTKVYNILFGIAVFVMLGFFMLQVIGGMIRREPAALSRAALGLAKSILGSFVALALLATAMEVTDQLCIGIVNAAGTNMEQMGDRVALLTTGLVGLNLAAPGAGAILTIFIAGLAIGAAGIVWISLLVRKALLLIAIVFAPIALAGSSWDHTRSWVSKWASFVIALILSKVVLVVIFLLATAQVSAPIDRDIQSVSEPIAGVVLMLMAGFAPYMTYKAINFMGFDMYHAMSAEQEGKSALNRPMPIPMNRAPSSQPSKVLDGGGNGGGSPAPAAAPTGTGPSTGGAGAASSGGGGGAAAGGAAAGGVAAGVVVAKEAATAGVWTGQAVGGAASQQADAAQKTPVSSSGAPLPPHVADSIPSKSNGKKG; encoded by the coding sequence ATGGTCGACGTCTGCGATGTACCTGTCATCTCATCCGTGTGCGATGTCGCGGGCGACGCGGCCGGAGCGCTGGTGTCCGCGCCCTTCGACTGGCTGGCTCAGGGCATGGGGCACGCTGCGGGCTGGATGTTCGAGGCCGTGTGGAAGGTCTTCGACTCGACCACGATGGTCGACGTCACCAGCAGTCAGTACACCAAGGTCTACAACATCCTCTTCGGCATCGCCGTCTTCGTGATGCTTGGCTTCTTCATGCTCCAAGTCATCGGGGGCATGATCCGACGCGAACCAGCCGCACTGTCGCGAGCAGCCCTCGGACTGGCGAAGTCGATCCTCGGCTCCTTCGTCGCGCTCGCTCTGCTGGCGACGGCCATGGAAGTCACCGACCAGCTCTGCATCGGCATCGTCAACGCGGCTGGGACCAACATGGAGCAGATGGGCGACCGCGTCGCCCTGCTCACCACCGGACTCGTCGGGCTCAACCTCGCGGCGCCCGGCGCGGGTGCGATCCTGACGATCTTCATCGCTGGCCTTGCCATCGGCGCGGCAGGCATCGTGTGGATCAGCCTGCTCGTCCGCAAGGCACTACTCCTCATCGCGATCGTGTTCGCTCCGATTGCCCTCGCCGGGTCGAGCTGGGACCACACGCGCTCCTGGGTCAGCAAGTGGGCATCGTTCGTGATCGCCCTCATCCTCTCGAAGGTCGTCCTGGTGGTGATCTTCCTGCTCGCCACCGCACAGGTCTCCGCCCCCATCGACCGCGACATCCAGTCGGTGTCAGAGCCGATCGCCGGCGTCGTGCTGATGCTGATGGCCGGGTTCGCGCCGTACATGACCTACAAGGCGATCAACTTCATGGGCTTCGACATGTACCACGCGATGTCGGCCGAGCAGGAAGGCAAGTCGGCACTCAACCGCCCGATGCCGATCCCGATGAACCGCGCCCCGAGCTCACAGCCGAGCAAGGTGCTCGACGGCGGCGGCAATGGTGGCGGATCACCCGCGCCGGCCGCAGCACCGACGGGTACGGGACCGTCAACCGGAGGTGCGGGTGCGGCTTCCTCGGGAGGAGGCGGCGGAGCAGCCGCGGGCGGGGCTGCCGCTGGCGGAGTCGCTGCTGGTGTGGTCGTGGCGAAGGAAGCCGCCACGGCCGGAGTCTGGACCGGCCAGGCGGTCGGCGGTGCCGCCTCGCAACAAGCAGACGCCGCCCAGAAGACCCCGGTCTCGTCCTCGGGCGCACCCCTGCCGCCGCATGTCGCGGACTCGATTCCTTCAAAGTCCAACGGGAAGAAGGGCTGA
- a CDS encoding LysM peptidoglycan-binding domain-containing protein has translation MTQPTFAQRVRGLAATLALLLLVAGVPFLLIGIGAAPWKADLGELRTLLTTPDDGTLAMAAIATVAWVAWLVVAISVVLEVVSQIRGLPTPTLPGLGAPQRAVGQLVAVAALLFVAAPTVVAAFPTAPARAATAPVLEAPRLAAVEVAPLLPQAAPLLATAVSPTTENTTIDYTVKRGDSLWKIAERLLGDGTRFTEIVDLNKAALNGRPDFIVSGTVLKVPYEASEVDTDGPAEEYVVQPGDTLSEIAEARLGDPMRYPELFEASRDTVQPDGVTLTDPDVIRPGWEITIPGRTKHKAEVPEEPPVEVEPPVDVTPPVEPPSVDPTTEPTASADQEPTPAESSINEADDVESSAPGWLVPGLTGAGAALAALVLLAVRAHRNTQLRYRRPGQTIAPPPEGLRAVEKTAFVSGAPLTKVIEDLDRALMHLAAECSDAGRALPQVITATLAKGTVTLHLAEDADLPGPWTGAGSDWCLTLGEALPERGDVLPPYPLLVTIGQDDDGLHLVNLEHLGVVALAGDPERAKALARHIAAELALNPWSAIVEVNVIGLGEELAPLDSLRLRHHEDGEQVVPTLLRSVTASLENSLGDPDPYGAVITTGDGTTELAPLLHSPTSRIGTALVSLASPLPESTVIEVDPTGRLRAPSLGLDLEAAGLTSEEAKACAAIVDLTRDSEPVKIAPFEQAADGWMALADRAGALREELTDVREDGPAGEGSLLPESAEEYVEVAATTVEDVETLAPVVPEQVRRTVEEADPTLDQDVADWFDAEVERPRLVLLGAVNAEAYGEAKPVILKRRPYFVEIFAYLALHPKGATASEMADTFGVAASRARTEVSALRDWLGTNPRTGGLYLPPANESPVYLETGVKTYQVLDVLVDLDLFRRLRARGQARGAEGITDLRTAMSLVQGRPFSLLRDKGWSWLLDTERVHETVGCAIVDTAHLLIVDALAKGELDVARTIAETACEAAPYDDICRLDLVKVAAAEGHGEAIERMLNDDVFNRTDDRLPPIDPPKRTKDIVGKEGWGNSKRPPPT, from the coding sequence ATGACCCAGCCCACGTTTGCCCAGCGTGTTCGAGGTCTCGCGGCCACGCTCGCCCTCCTGCTTCTCGTTGCCGGGGTGCCGTTCCTGCTCATCGGCATCGGTGCCGCACCGTGGAAGGCCGACCTCGGCGAGCTGCGAACACTTCTGACCACCCCAGACGACGGCACGCTCGCGATGGCCGCGATCGCGACGGTGGCGTGGGTGGCATGGCTGGTCGTGGCAATCTCCGTCGTCCTGGAAGTCGTCTCGCAGATCCGAGGCCTCCCGACTCCGACACTGCCTGGACTCGGCGCTCCACAGCGGGCGGTGGGCCAACTGGTCGCGGTGGCGGCGCTGCTGTTCGTTGCTGCTCCCACCGTGGTCGCGGCGTTCCCGACTGCCCCCGCCCGCGCGGCGACTGCGCCCGTCCTCGAAGCGCCACGACTCGCAGCCGTCGAGGTTGCGCCCCTCCTCCCCCAGGCTGCGCCCCTCCTGGCTACCGCCGTCTCACCCACGACGGAGAATACGACGATCGACTACACCGTCAAACGCGGCGACAGCCTGTGGAAGATCGCCGAACGCCTGCTCGGCGATGGCACCCGGTTCACCGAGATCGTCGACCTGAACAAGGCGGCCCTGAACGGACGCCCCGACTTCATCGTGTCCGGCACCGTGTTGAAGGTGCCGTACGAGGCGTCGGAGGTCGACACCGACGGTCCCGCCGAGGAGTACGTCGTGCAGCCTGGGGACACCTTGTCGGAGATCGCCGAGGCGAGGCTGGGCGACCCGATGCGCTACCCCGAGCTCTTCGAGGCATCCCGCGACACCGTGCAGCCCGACGGCGTGACGCTGACCGACCCGGACGTGATCCGGCCGGGTTGGGAGATCACCATTCCCGGGCGGACGAAGCACAAGGCCGAGGTCCCGGAGGAGCCGCCCGTCGAGGTCGAACCACCGGTTGACGTGACCCCGCCGGTCGAGCCCCCGAGTGTCGACCCGACGACTGAGCCGACCGCGTCGGCGGACCAGGAACCCACGCCTGCCGAGAGCAGCATCAACGAGGCAGACGACGTCGAGTCGTCGGCACCCGGCTGGCTGGTGCCCGGCCTCACCGGGGCGGGCGCAGCTCTCGCGGCGCTGGTGCTGCTCGCCGTGCGCGCGCACCGCAACACCCAACTCCGCTACCGCCGACCCGGGCAGACCATCGCCCCTCCTCCCGAAGGGCTCCGCGCGGTCGAGAAGACCGCCTTCGTGTCTGGCGCCCCGCTCACCAAGGTCATCGAGGATCTCGACCGGGCGCTGATGCACCTGGCTGCCGAGTGCTCAGACGCAGGTCGGGCGCTGCCCCAGGTCATCACCGCCACGCTCGCCAAAGGCACGGTGACCCTGCACCTCGCCGAGGACGCAGACCTGCCGGGACCGTGGACGGGCGCAGGCTCCGACTGGTGCCTCACCCTCGGTGAAGCTTTGCCCGAGCGCGGCGACGTGCTGCCGCCCTACCCACTGCTCGTCACCATCGGGCAGGACGACGACGGCCTCCACCTCGTGAACCTGGAGCACCTGGGCGTCGTGGCGCTCGCGGGCGACCCGGAACGAGCCAAAGCTCTCGCCCGGCACATCGCGGCCGAGCTTGCCCTCAACCCGTGGTCGGCCATCGTCGAGGTGAACGTGATCGGCCTGGGCGAGGAACTCGCTCCGCTCGACTCACTCCGCCTGCGGCACCACGAGGACGGCGAGCAGGTGGTTCCGACTCTGCTCCGCTCCGTCACCGCTTCGCTGGAGAACAGCTTGGGTGATCCCGACCCGTATGGCGCGGTCATCACCACCGGCGACGGGACGACCGAACTTGCGCCCCTCCTTCACTCGCCGACCTCGCGGATCGGCACGGCCTTGGTGTCCCTGGCTTCGCCCCTTCCCGAATCCACGGTCATCGAGGTCGATCCGACCGGGCGTCTGCGGGCGCCCTCCCTCGGACTCGATCTCGAAGCCGCCGGACTGACCAGCGAGGAGGCGAAGGCGTGCGCTGCGATCGTCGACCTCACCCGCGACAGCGAGCCGGTCAAGATCGCGCCTTTCGAGCAGGCCGCCGACGGTTGGATGGCACTCGCTGACCGGGCCGGCGCCCTCCGCGAAGAGCTGACCGACGTGCGCGAGGATGGACCGGCTGGCGAAGGCTCACTCCTGCCCGAGTCGGCCGAGGAGTACGTCGAGGTTGCGGCGACCACCGTCGAGGATGTCGAGACTCTGGCCCCGGTCGTGCCAGAGCAGGTCCGTCGTACGGTCGAGGAAGCCGATCCGACCCTCGACCAGGACGTCGCCGACTGGTTCGACGCCGAGGTGGAGCGCCCTCGTCTGGTCCTCCTCGGCGCGGTGAACGCCGAAGCGTACGGCGAGGCCAAGCCGGTCATCCTCAAGCGCCGACCGTACTTCGTCGAGATCTTCGCCTATCTCGCGTTGCACCCCAAGGGCGCGACCGCCAGCGAGATGGCTGACACGTTCGGAGTAGCCGCGTCGAGGGCAAGGACGGAAGTCAGTGCACTGCGCGACTGGCTCGGGACAAACCCGCGCACCGGCGGCCTCTACCTGCCGCCAGCCAACGAATCGCCCGTCTATCTGGAGACAGGCGTGAAGACCTATCAAGTACTGGACGTGCTCGTCGACCTCGACCTGTTCCGGCGCTTGCGTGCCCGCGGCCAGGCGCGCGGCGCGGAGGGCATCACGGACCTGCGGACCGCCATGTCCCTGGTCCAGGGGCGGCCGTTCAGCCTGCTTCGCGACAAGGGTTGGAGTTGGCTACTCGACACCGAGCGGGTCCACGAGACTGTCGGCTGCGCAATCGTCGACACCGCCCACCTCCTCATCGTCGACGCACTCGCCAAGGGCGAACTCGACGTGGCGAGGACGATCGCCGAGACCGCCTGCGAGGCCGCGCCATACGACGACATCTGTCGGCTCGACCTGGTGAAGGTCGCCGCCGCCGAGGGCCACGGCGAGGCCATCGAGAGGATGCTCAACGACGACGTCTTCAACCGCACCGACGACCGTCTTCCGCCAATCGACCCGCCGAAGCGGACCAAGGACATCGTCGGCAAGGAGGGCTGGGGCAACTCCAAGCGTCCTCCGCCCACCTGA
- a CDS encoding M23 family metallopeptidase — MRVHPVTGEYKLHTGVDLSAPAGTHILAAADGRVAFAGPATGYGHLILIEHTVGGKRVATGYAHMYANGIHVEAGDTVTAGQYIADVGSDGYSTGTHLHFEVRPGGTDAAPVDPEPWMASNGAANVEGGSATSDAGCSSGGPASPYNGVNPDGLVDDPTSDGQITERTAHILSQVQKNFPNSQWACWSPRSGKSEHPLGRACDGTFGNSIGTAASGHALDYGWKVTNWLKENAETLGVEYLIWQGRIWSVARAYEGWRPYDGGGMRDPNSVTGGHYDHCHWTARA; from the coding sequence ATGCGGGTCCACCCGGTCACTGGCGAGTACAAGCTGCACACCGGCGTCGACCTCTCCGCGCCAGCCGGGACGCACATCCTCGCCGCCGCCGACGGCCGCGTGGCGTTCGCCGGACCAGCCACGGGCTACGGCCACCTCATTCTGATCGAGCACACCGTCGGAGGAAAGCGGGTTGCCACCGGCTACGCCCACATGTACGCGAATGGCATCCATGTCGAAGCCGGCGATACCGTCACCGCCGGGCAGTACATTGCCGACGTCGGCTCCGACGGCTACTCCACCGGCACACACCTGCACTTCGAGGTCCGACCCGGCGGCACCGACGCTGCACCAGTCGACCCGGAGCCCTGGATGGCCTCGAACGGCGCGGCAAACGTCGAGGGTGGCTCAGCCACGAGTGACGCGGGGTGCAGCAGCGGTGGTCCGGCGTCGCCGTACAACGGCGTCAACCCCGATGGTCTTGTCGACGACCCGACCTCGGACGGCCAGATCACCGAGCGGACCGCGCACATCCTCTCTCAGGTCCAGAAGAACTTCCCCAACTCCCAGTGGGCGTGCTGGTCGCCGCGCTCGGGGAAGTCGGAGCACCCCCTTGGCCGAGCCTGCGACGGCACCTTCGGCAACTCGATCGGCACCGCAGCAAGCGGCCATGCGCTCGACTACGGCTGGAAGGTCACCAACTGGCTGAAGGAGAACGCCGAGACCCTCGGCGTTGAGTACCTCATCTGGCAGGGACGCATCTGGTCGGTAGCGCGAGCGTACGAGGGCTGGCGACCTTACGACGGCGGCGGGATGCGCGATCCCAACAGCGTGACCGGCGGACACTACGACCATTGTCACTGGACGGCTCGGGCATAG